In the Paenibacillus pabuli genome, one interval contains:
- a CDS encoding deoxynucleoside kinase, whose protein sequence is MNSAPFIAVEGAIGAGKTTLATMLSKELNLPLVKEIVEENPFLASFYQNIDEWSFQLEMFFLCNRFKQLEDTGLHYIERNTPVISDYHIYKNMIFAERTLKGTKRDKYRQIYHLLTDDLPKPNLVLYIEAELDTLMYRINKRGRSFEQDMDPAYMEQLIADYKTGMAYLADSANPPTLIKVNAEQLDFVEHPEHFRQIVNQVKEYIT, encoded by the coding sequence ATGAATTCAGCCCCGTTTATTGCGGTGGAAGGTGCGATTGGAGCGGGGAAAACCACGCTGGCAACGATGCTTTCCAAGGAATTAAACCTTCCGCTGGTGAAGGAAATAGTAGAAGAGAATCCCTTTCTGGCTTCCTTCTATCAAAATATTGATGAGTGGAGCTTCCAGCTTGAAATGTTTTTCTTATGCAATCGGTTCAAGCAATTGGAAGACACAGGTCTGCACTACATTGAACGAAATACTCCAGTCATTTCAGATTATCATATCTACAAAAATATGATCTTTGCCGAACGCACCCTGAAAGGGACCAAACGGGACAAGTACCGTCAAATCTATCACTTGTTAACCGATGATCTGCCTAAGCCCAATCTGGTGTTATACATTGAAGCAGAGCTGGACACATTGATGTATCGCATTAACAAACGTGGACGTTCCTTTGAGCAGGACATGGACCCAGCCTATATGGAACAATTGATTGCGGATTACAAAACAGGCATGGCCTACTTGGCGGACAGCGCCAATCCGCCAACCCTTATAAAGGTAAATGCGGAGCAGTTGGATTTTGTGGAGCATCCTGAACATTTCAGGCAGATTGTTAACCAGGTAAAGGAGTATATCACATGA
- a CDS encoding DUF3934 family protein has protein sequence MSNAKGKGGTGRGTGKKGWNRWQAAANRAKSAPKPYKSKGTKKKDDAETSSDKSQ, from the coding sequence ATGAGCAATGCAAAAGGAAAAGGCGGCACCGGCCGTGGTACGGGTAAAAAAGGCTGGAACCGTTGGCAAGCCGCTGCAAACCGGGCAAAAAGTGCCCCAAAGCCTTATAAAAGCAAAGGTACGAAGAAGAAAGACGATGCCGAAACATCAAGTGACAAGTCCCAGTGA
- a CDS encoding methyl-accepting chemotaxis protein: MPFFAKNLVISFGSIMLIGIILITAGYQLQKNVLSQQLYDQAKVTTQKWSDDLDTAKVLEAINEKSYDGPVQKELRDYLDSIHELYPNIAQTYIFGTELAEGNQTSIIAVPTNLVQPFEELNLAVGSMYPLPQENVEALEGMKKDGQPALSSFYTDEYGTWTTIMYPIKNAAGEMYAAIYFDVDANAIPSGLHKLITYSSMFLIGFLLLFMILQYVLLKKTLTPIRNLMKGIDVASSGNLDVSIQTGRDDLGIINQKFNTMIERFNDTMSKVQLTSHHLSNSSKKMLEISENNNGNIQMISTNIRDISLGLRSQDQASVENARAMMEMSTVIQTIASSSSEVADEAQSMEQRSHSGHEIMQQVIEQMDLISGAVQHTSESIRSLENRSNEISGIVNLITDIAGQTNLLALNASIEAARVGEEGKGFAVVAGEVRKLAEQSQQSADQIRSLIDEIQRDIAQSAEAMQLGSREVEKGSQVTRETGEFFGDILTATNKVANQIQDISSSTEEISASTQEMSATADELSASVSKAANSSKQIEQSIAEQEASMASIVSASDELSAVSKQLQELISFFKVKQTN, from the coding sequence ATGCCTTTCTTTGCCAAAAACCTCGTTATATCTTTCGGTAGTATTATGTTGATTGGAATCATCCTGATTACAGCAGGATACCAGCTGCAAAAAAACGTACTCAGCCAGCAGCTCTATGATCAGGCCAAGGTGACCACCCAGAAGTGGTCAGACGACCTGGACACAGCCAAAGTGCTTGAAGCCATTAATGAAAAAAGCTATGACGGTCCGGTGCAAAAAGAACTGCGGGACTATCTGGATTCCATCCATGAACTGTATCCCAACATTGCCCAGACCTATATTTTTGGAACCGAACTGGCGGAAGGCAACCAAACGTCCATCATCGCCGTTCCGACCAACCTGGTACAGCCTTTTGAAGAATTGAATCTGGCTGTAGGCTCCATGTACCCTCTTCCACAGGAAAACGTGGAAGCACTGGAAGGCATGAAGAAGGACGGGCAACCTGCACTAAGCAGCTTTTATACAGATGAATATGGAACCTGGACAACCATTATGTATCCAATCAAGAATGCTGCGGGTGAAATGTACGCCGCCATTTACTTCGATGTCGACGCCAATGCAATCCCAAGTGGTCTTCATAAACTTATTACATACAGCAGCATGTTCCTTATAGGTTTCCTGCTTCTGTTCATGATTCTGCAATATGTCCTGTTGAAGAAAACGTTAACTCCGATCCGTAACCTGATGAAGGGCATCGATGTTGCCAGCTCGGGGAATCTGGATGTATCCATCCAGACAGGCCGAGATGATCTGGGGATCATTAATCAGAAATTCAATACGATGATTGAACGCTTCAACGATACGATGTCCAAAGTCCAACTGACTTCCCATCACTTGTCCAACTCCTCCAAGAAAATGTTGGAGATCTCGGAAAATAACAATGGCAATATTCAAATGATCAGTACGAATATTCGGGATATCTCACTTGGCCTTCGCTCTCAGGACCAGGCCTCTGTAGAAAATGCACGTGCCATGATGGAAATGTCCACCGTTATCCAAACCATCGCAAGCAGCTCTTCGGAGGTTGCCGATGAAGCACAGAGCATGGAACAGCGGTCCCATTCGGGCCATGAGATTATGCAGCAAGTCATTGAGCAGATGGATCTGATCTCGGGAGCCGTACAACACACATCCGAGTCCATCCGGTCTTTGGAAAACCGTTCCAATGAAATTAGCGGTATTGTCAATCTCATCACTGACATTGCAGGACAAACCAATCTGCTTGCCCTGAATGCTTCCATCGAAGCAGCACGTGTAGGTGAAGAAGGAAAAGGATTTGCTGTCGTGGCAGGAGAAGTACGCAAACTGGCAGAACAATCGCAGCAGTCCGCCGATCAGATCCGCTCGTTAATCGACGAGATTCAGCGAGACATCGCGCAGTCCGCTGAAGCTATGCAGCTTGGTTCACGTGAAGTAGAGAAAGGTTCTCAGGTTACCCGGGAGACAGGTGAATTCTTCGGCGATATCCTGACAGCCACGAACAAAGTTGCGAATCAGATCCAGGATATCTCCAGTTCTACAGAGGAAATCTCCGCCAGTACACAAGAGATGTCTGCAACAGCAGATGAGCTGTCCGCAAGTGTTAGCAAGGCAGCTAACAGCAGCAAGCAGATTGAACAATCGATCGCTGAACAGGAAGCTTCCATGGCGTCCATTGTCAGCGCTTCGGATGAACTCTCTGCCGTGTCCAAGCAGCTGCAGGAACTAATTTCATTCTTCAAAGTTAAGCAAACAAATTAA